Genomic DNA from Gossypium hirsutum isolate 1008001.06 chromosome A01, Gossypium_hirsutum_v2.1, whole genome shotgun sequence:
TTACAATATTGGTTTTTCATTCAAATCGTGCAGTTGAAATGAAAAAACCGAGTCTGACCTGGGAAgcaaaacttaaattttaaaacataatatataaaagaaattctCCGTCTATCTCTAAAACATGGTTATCTTCTGTCTTACTCTTTGCTACTCTCCTTCCACTAAGATCTAGGCTTGCCTTCACTcactttcttttttaattatattgttaattattactgttgttacgaataaaagaaacagaatagaatcCAGTTTTACTAACTTCGGCTTGATGGACCGGAAGCGAACGGAGAGCCCCAGCTACACGCGCCGGTGGAGTAGTCACTCGGGCACGGGGAGCACTGGCGGCGGTGTTGAGTCACCTGCATTGTCGCCGGCGCATAACCAATCCCGCCACGCGCGTTCTTCCTCCGCCACTGGCATTTCCAGCATAAAGCGCACGCAAAACTTCGCCGCGAAAGCTGCGGCTCAGCGGCTGGCTCAGGTCATGGCTTCGCAAACCACTGACGATGACGATGAAGAAGATGACGGCGACGATCTAGGTTTCCGGTACAGTGCTCCACCTCCTCTCGCTCTGTCTAGAAAAAACACCGCCGCTACGGCTGGTGGTGTCGGTAATAGAACCGCTCTTAACTCTACGAGGATCGGGAGATCTCCTTCACCTGCGGTAGGTTTACTTTATTTGCTAAATTCTTACTGTTCTATTTTTACTCGTTTGCTTTTTCTTTGAAGTAGGGCTTGATCTTTGAGTTCGATACGTCGCAAAGTTGATTTTAGTTGCATTCTGTCTTAAGTTCTGTCGCTACACGTTTAGTATTTTCTTCTAAATTTGGATTTTGTGTTTGATCGAGAAATTTGTTGCTGAGGAATTTGTATTAGGAGAATGTTAATAAAGGAGAGATCAGATTTGATCTCTGAGTTCAATGCGGCACGAAGTTGATATTAGTTGCATTGTGTTGTAAATTCTCTTGCTTTACGTTTTGTGATTTCTTCTAAATTCAGATTGTATACGATCAAAAAATTTGTTGGTAAGATTTGTACTAGGAGAATTTTAATAAATGCAAAATAATAGCGTGGATAATGGTTAATCTAATAATGTTTTATGCATCGATTGCTAATGTTAAACTCCAAACTAGATGTTTTAGTTTACTAGTGTATATGGAGGTCTAACCCGAATATCTGATACTCTGGGACTAGTTAGCACGGAACTTGGTAGAGGAAGCACCATCAGTTCGATCGACATCAACTGGAAGGTCATCAATGTCTCTTCGTACAGCACCACCTGTACCGCCGCCCAATAAAACATCACTGAGGACTGCTGTATCTCTACCTTCTGAGTCTCCGAAAAACCGACAACCAGAGAAAAGGTATAAAAAGTAGCAATGAACATAAAGCCTCACACTCAGACTAACAAAAGCAAAACGAAGAAATTTAGTTTCCTTCTTTTATCATAGGACTTTCTAGATGATCAAATAAATCACGATACCAACTAGTTCAttgtttatttttactttctagggtgtattacttttttttttttttttttcttttatggtcTTTTAGCATTTGTATGTTGAATTTATACCATCTTGATTAAGCGTAACTATTGAATTATTGCTTTGAAAGCAATCACCttttccttttaaaaatatatatgttatattaattcTTACACCATTCAAACAAAAAGCATACTTTTATATTTGTAAGTTTGTATGGAAAGTACTTGCTATTAAGGGAAATATCTTTATGGTTATTTATGTAGCAAATAAACTATGTAAATATCTATGAATGCAGATTCACATCAGACATTGGGTTTAACTTGAAAGATACAGGAGATTACCGTGAGGCTTCTGCACTTCGAGATGAAGTATTCTAATCACACTCTAGtaacataaatattcatttttGTCATTCACAGAATTAAATGCATTCTTAATTTGCAATCTATGAAACTGATAATTATTTGTCATACAGCTAGATATGCTGCAGGAAGAAAACGAGAATGTCATAGATAAGGTGTGCAAATCTTATTCTTAGTTGATTTAACGTGTAGTGTGGGCTCTAATGCCATTTGATTGCAATTTAATTGATGCAAGagctttatttattaatattttattatttcaactttACTTATTAAGTATGAGATATATTATGGATGAGTAGGTTTATTACTTATCTTTAGGGTTTAAACCCAAGGCTAGGAATAAAACATTATTTGCAAGAAAGGCTAGTAACTTGGCCTATAAATAACTTGCAAGCTTTCAGAGAGAAATTAGAGAGAAATTAATAGAGAGAAATTAGAGGTTTTTTTTATAACCCTAGATTATTTAGAGATCCAACTTCTTTCTTACTAGTTTTTAGCTTAATTCTATTGATTTAATGCTATTTTCTTTAAACCCCATCCAATTTAGCATCAGAGCTTaattaaatattagggtttgtCTTTAAGCCATGGACACATTAGAGGTGGAGGAAGAGAAAATCAGGATTGAAAAGCAGAATTAACTATGGTATGATGTGTGATTGAAGAATTGTCATGTGCAATTTATTCTTGGCTTTGACAAGAATATGTGGGAATCTAGATGGAAATTCTAAAAGCTGCTTACAACCAGTTTTACATATCAGAAGGTACTTGCATTGATAAATTTGATTTTGGTGAGGAAGATTTTCTTGGCAAAATGCATGTGGAAGAGTAAGACCATGATCTATTAGATCTTTTTTATAATGTGTATCCTTAAGAAAGTGAAGAAATTAATGTGTATCCTGTTTGTTCCAAGAATGACAACCACATTCTCAGAAGAAAAGGAGGGATTGAAGGCAAGTTAGAAATCTCTTGGGATATTTCAAGGGACAATGTTGGGTGATAATTATGGAGTAAAAGAGTTGATTCAGTTTTTACAATTGAAACATATTTTGTTGAGAGTAatttcaatgccaaactcaagaAAAGTAGAAAAAACTTGAATGCTAGTAATGACGTGAAGGTGATGCATTGTTTCAGAGAAAAAAAACTACCTGCAATCAACATGAAAGCTATTACTGAAAGTCAAGTTTAAATGGTTTCTATTGAAAGATAGTTGCTAATGGATTAAAAGAACATGAAGGCTAGTAACAAATGAAGACTTTTTGGTAATAAGTTGGGGTGATTGTTTTCCTTTCCATTTGAACACTAATTataacaaatgaagcattttgTCTATGTAACGAATTTAGAGTGCTAGAAGGAGAATAGAACAAATTGAGTGAATGTATCTTTAGAATTGTACAATATTCTTTAGCACTCCCTTAATGCTGGAGTACAAATATTAATCATGCCCAGcttatttcaaatataatcaaCTTGAGCTACATTCAAAGCTTTTGTGTAGATATCTCCTAGTTGATCTTCAGTTTTAGCGTAGCCTATAAAGATAGCTTTTGTTGAAGCTTTTCACAAACAAAATGGGAGTTAATTTCAATGTGCTTGGTTCGTTCGTGAAACACAAGACTAGAAGATATATGAAGAGCTGTTTAGTTATCACACTATATCTTTGTTGACAATGAAATCTCTAGATCCACTTCACTTAATAGTTAGTGCACTCAATCTCACATAGATTGTGTTATAGCTCTACATCTTTGTGCTTGATTGGAATACTatattttgtttcttgttttacCACGAAATCAAATTTCCTTTAACAAACCACAATATCTTGTAGTGGATATCTTGTCCATCTTAGATCCCACTCAATTTGCATTGAGAAACATTCATTGTCATTGAGCCCATATAATAAATCATGTCTTGGAGCCTCCTTTTAGATAAAGAGTTTGTTTCAAAGCTGCCCTCTGTTTGATTATCGGTGAAGATATTAATTGCTCAACACTAGCAGAGCATGCAATGTCAGGACGAGTCATTATATGATAATTCAGTTTAACAACTAGCCTTCTATACCTCTTAGGATCTTCAGATAAATCACTATTTTTGGTCAGAAGTTATGCATTGGATCTATTTTAGTACTAGATGGCTTAGACCCTGGTTTTCTAGTTTATGCTAGTAAGTCGAGAGTATATTTCCTTTAAGACAAGAAAATACCTTCTTGTGACCTCAAACTCAAGAAATACTTCAAATGTAGACTTATTTGAAATTGATTGTGTAGTAAAGATTTCAAAGCATGCCTGCATCATCACTTCTAGTAATGACAATATTGtcaacatgcatcattaacaatattatagtttcttttaattttttataaaatattgagTGATCACAATCAGTCTTCTTCAGTCTAGATTCTTGGACCATATTGAATCTACCAAACCAAGCATGAGGAATTTGTTCCACCTAAACCATACAAAGGTATTCGAAGTCGACCAGTCTTTGAGCGGTGGTCACTTCATTTAGACTTCCTCCTGAAGATACCATAGAgagaaacattttttttataccTACCTGGTGTAAACGGCACTCATACATAGTTTCCATAGAGATGAACAATCAAATCGAAGTCAATTTAGTTACTGGGGAGAAGGTATTAAAATAGTTAACGTCGTAAGTTTGAACAGTCCCCTTAGCAACAAGTTGGGCTTTAAGTTGTGATATTGACCCATTAGGGTTGACTTAATCGTAAACATCCACTTGCACTTGATACTTTTTTTTGCTAGTAGATTGTTGAATCTCAAGTACTATTACCATCTAAAGTCATCATCTCTTGTTCCATTGCATCATGTCAGCTAAGATGGGACAATGTTTCATCAATAATctaagaaattgaaacaaaatctaAGGATGCAATAAAAGAGCTGGAAGCAAAAGACAAATTGTCCTAAAAAACAAAAGATGAAATATGTACATTGACATTTACCCTTTCATAGGAGGATAGATCAAGATTGGGATTAGAATCACAAGAGAAGGGATCCTTAGACGAAGAGATGAGTAGAAGACATGAGTTACGAGGTTCTTTTCTTAAATAGACAAGAACAATAGGTGTTGAGTGGTTGTTTGATCTAGTGCAATAGTAACTGTAGAACTTGTAGGCCAAGTTATAGTGTTATCCATTAGATAATCTTCCTCCTATTGACTATTGTAAATAGTTTAATCAAGAAAGGAGTGATTTGAAGAAAGGTAACATTAGTAGAAACAAGATAGTATTTAAGATCAAGAGAGTAACACTTATAACCTTTTTGAAGTCGAGAATATCTAAGGAACAGGCTTTGGATCCAATTAGTGACCCATGGACGAATATCATGAACAAAATAAGTActatcaaatatattaaattcaAAAGTAAACAAAGATTTTGAAAGAAAATGATGTTGCAAGGAATATCACCATTGAGTATAGAAAGGGCATATGATTAATAAAAAACAAGCTATTAAAATTGCATCTCAAAATTGTTTCAGAATACTCATTTGAGAAAGAAGGGCTTTGGCTATTTCAAGAGGTTTATTTATTCTGTTAGCAACCCCGTTTTGATGAGTATAATTGGGGAAAAATCCAACGACCACGCAAACCTTGAAAGATTGACTCAAAAGAAGTCGAATCAGGGTGTAGGGAGTGCAAGGTGTACCTATTGGAGCCACTTCACAAGCCCCTAATAGGGGTGTGACACTTGACACCTATATTACCTCAAAGCCTCTTATAAATAGCAAGCACTATTGCCATTTGAATTCATCTTATAAGTCACCAAATCACTTGGTTAGAAGTTCTTTACTTCCTCTCTAAAAATTTAAGTTTGATGACATTGCTCACTTAATCGTCGAAGTGTTTGTTGGAGGTAAAATCCCCAATGTGCACTAATTCAACATTTTTTCTCACAAGTTTTCAAGATGAGTCTGAGAAGCTCGAGAGAGGTCCATTAGCGAGAAGGAATCCCCGGTTTAGGCTCTTGAAGTCCAAGCCTGTTCATCACATAATCCTTAAAGGTGTTGCCTTGAACCCCTCACGGCTCGTTGTCCCCGAAAGGAGCTTGAGCAATTCGGCAAGTTTGTTAGTCATGCTATAACCTCTGATTTAGACTCCTTAGGCCCCAAGGCCTATTGTTACCTACCCTCGAAGAGTGTTGCCTCGCTTTCTCATATGGCTCATTCAAGGAGTTCAAGTAGTTTGGGAAGTTCAAGCTTGAAAAGTGCGCAAGCCATGTAACCTTGAGCGTAGGTTCCCCAAGTCCCAAGGACCCTTGTTACCTAACCTCAGGGAGTGGTGCCTTACTTCCTCTGACTAGCCAAGTAACCCTGAGCATAAGACTCCTCAGGCCCCAAGGTCCCTCGTCACCTAACTGTGGGTATAGGCTCCCTAAGCTTCCATGGTTAGGCCTCACGTCACCTTACCTTGGACATATGCTTCTCAAGACTTCAAGGAAACCTAAGGTTTCTCACCACAACAAACCCATGGCATTGATCGTTCAAGCCATCTAAGTCACCTCACAATCAAATCCTATCATTGGCGCTTTGCGCCACTTTTCTCCTTTTCACGCATGTAACTCTAGGTTTAGGTTCTGAAGCTCTCCAAGGTTACTCATAGTTTAACCCTGAACCTACAAGTTTCTGTAACTCTACATTTTCTAGAGTTTTAACTTCTCTTTGActcatctttaaaatttaatacttTTGGTTGTTGTTATCTTCCTTAAACCACATCATTAGTAATTCTTGAATGAACTTTACAGCTCAGACTTGAGGAAGAAAGCTGCAAGGAAGTGGAGGCTAGAGTCAAAGAGCTTGAGAAACAGGTAACATGGAAATTgactttttcctttttgtttttatttatggtTTCCTTTTTCCCTTACTACTACAAGGCAAGGGCAAACTACCAATTTGGTTGCTAAACTTTTGGaaggttttgttcaacatttggtcaccaattttaataaatgttattattttggTCACTTGACAATTTGTTGGTTAAAAATCATGGCCTTGCCATTTGGGTTTTTGTGTCATGATATGTTTGCTTAGATGGCATATTTTTGTTAGGTGATCAAAATCTTTCATAGTTTTGGATGTTCAAACTAGAAAATTTCTAAAAGTTGTGACAAAAAAAGGTAATTTGCTCTAAATTGTATCGGttgatataaatattaataaaaccaGAAATAAAAAATTTCGTTAAATTTTTTAGACTTTATATCCTTTATtcgtaatatatataaaatcacaaATTTGAAGAAACTATTGAACTAGTAATATATCCTTCATTGTTGATTATATTATTGTTttgtcattttaaatattttttattatttataaaatttatcatatttataaataagaaTTCTGATTCTTTTAAAACACTTCtgttaaatgaatttatataataatttaaaaaaggtTAATATTTGTATAgaaatattttatctttaaagtattatgtttcattaataaaatagtgaaaaaatattactttagttttaaatattaaaatttaattatttatataataaataactttatatttcatgtgtataattttataaataatactttatataatttattatataaatggtttttattatttactagATTTATCACAGGTATAAAAAAGaattttgattcttttaaaaCACTTTTGTTTAATGCATTtatatgataataaataaaaaagttaaaattttttatcaaattacttcattttaaagtaatttttttcattaaccaaaaaagtacaaaaataattCTACTTTAGttataaaatcaaaattgaattatttatataataaatatctttatatttcatatatatgattttataaataatacatttatataatataacatatatattaattatatattgtcAACAAACTATGATGgttgatttattgattatattattaagggaaaaatgaaaattaaagggTTATTTATGATATGTAAACTTTTTTAGTATTGTAAAAATGCTTTAATAATGAttaagaatttattattattataatatttgaattaataaaataatttgtacatttcaattatttttattagattttattctGAATAATATTACTTTGCattaattacattattaaaaagtatttattttgattaatattattTGCATTAGTTACATTATTGAAATTTATATCATCTAGTAAATTATAgaacttaataaataaattcacatgTAACGTGTGTGATAATGTAAACTAGTTTTTTAAAAATGAGTAGTAACTATAAGGGATCATAATTAGATAAATGTGTTTTTAcctgttaatttttctttttcgagCTTTTAGGTTGCTGCTCTTGGTGAAGGGGTATCTTTGGAAGCCAAACTGTTAAGCAGGTAGATTTTGGTTCAAACAACCTTAATGTATACCCATTTTTATCCACCTTAGTTTTATTTATCCTTTTCTAACATCTTGTGTTACCATCTACAGAAAAGAGGCTGCATTGCGTCAAAGAGAGGTATTTCAGACTTTGGATTCTGCTCTATTTGTGGATAGATGATTAATTCTAGGCTTCCCAGCtatattttggttttttggttctttttctcttttttaagttttttaaatgttGGTTTGAGCTAGGCAGACTCAGGTTTGTTGTTATAGCACAAACTGTGTTGAATTTTTAGTTTCATGTATTGTGGTAATCTTGACATTTTTCCTTTTGAGAATAGGAATGGcaatttttttcttgtaattttatctTCAggataatgcaaaaaaaaaaaaaaaagaaaagaaaagaaaaaaagaatcattcttttccttttgttttatcTTCCCAGGCTGCACTTAAGGATGCAAAACAAACTAAGGATGTTGTAGACAAGGAGATTTTGTCTTTTAGATCCGAAGTTGAGGTAAATATCAGCAAGTAGTCTTCCTGTATTATAATCTTCTCACCtttaaaatgaatataataacTTCTGCTCATGCTATTCCATATTCTCTTatgctttatttattttgctttaaTTAGAATGCTAAAGATGAGGCAACAGCCATTGTAAGGCAGCTTCATGGAGCTGAATCTGAAGTAAAAGCCCTTCGTTCAATGACTCAAAGAATGGTATTGACTCAAAAAGAGATGGTATGTGCTTATATTGCCTCAAAATTTTAGGAGCCCACTTTTTATTAGAAGATCAATTACCTTATGCATTTGAATTTCAGGAAGAAGTTGTCCTTAAGAGGTGTTGGCTTGCTCGTTACTGGGGCTTAGCTGTGAGATATGGTAGTTACTGGTAACTTATATTTGTTGTGAGGAGAAATGCACCATTCACTCTCCGTTGATTAAATCTTGTTGAATCATTCGACAGTCATTTTAAAGGGCATGAATGAATTACGGTCATTTGTTTTTTGTAAAAGAAATTTTACTTC
This window encodes:
- the LOC107925328 gene encoding coiled-coil domain-containing protein SCD2, whose amino-acid sequence is MDRKRTESPSYTRRWSSHSGTGSTGGGVESPALSPAHNQSRHARSSSATGISSIKRTQNFAAKAAAQRLAQVMASQTTDDDDEEDDGDDLGFRYSAPPPLALSRKNTAATAGGVGNRTALNSTRIGRSPSPALARNLVEEAPSVRSTSTGRSSMSLRTAPPVPPPNKTSLRTAVSLPSESPKNRQPEKRFTSDIGFNLKDTGDYREASALRDELDMLQEENENVIDKLRLEEESCKEVEARVKELEKQVAALGEGVSLEAKLLSRKEAALRQREAALKDAKQTKDVVDKEILSFRSEVENAKDEATAIVRQLHGAESEVKALRSMTQRMVLTQKEMEEVVLKRCWLARYWGLAVRYGICADIAVSKHEYWSSLAPLPFEVVVSAGQKAKEEFSEKGDDENEKRSKLVEDLSDLTGEGNIESMLSVEMGLKELASLKVEEAIVNALAQQRRASSVRISLSDIKSPRDPKFMEAFELSPEESEDVLFKEAWLTYFWRRAKSHGIEEDTAKDRLKFWISRSVHSPSSHDAVDVEEGLMELRKLGIERRLWEASRRN